In Chryseobacterium oranimense, a single window of DNA contains:
- a CDS encoding HAD family hydrolase — translation MKKLYCFDFDGTITYKDTMFMYLKFYDSTKFRIQFLRHVPLFILLKLKLAETEKVKKSFIGSILKGQTQEKIEMKSKQFFEQHYPKIVRENALDFINNIDRDNTQSLLVTASLDIWVKPFAEKLQMQLVSTRAEFKNGVFTGNFIGKNCNGKEKLLRIKAEIHDSKYDKIIAFGDTSGDRQMLKWANEGHYQFFH, via the coding sequence ATGAAAAAATTGTATTGTTTTGATTTTGACGGAACTATTACGTATAAGGATACCATGTTTATGTATCTTAAATTCTATGATTCCACTAAATTCCGGATACAATTTTTAAGACACGTTCCCCTTTTTATTTTATTAAAACTAAAGCTTGCTGAGACTGAAAAAGTAAAGAAAAGCTTTATTGGTTCTATTCTGAAAGGCCAGACTCAGGAAAAAATTGAAATGAAATCCAAACAGTTTTTTGAACAGCATTATCCTAAAATTGTAAGAGAAAATGCGCTGGACTTTATAAATAATATCGATAGGGATAATACACAGAGTTTATTGGTAACTGCTTCACTGGATATCTGGGTAAAACCTTTTGCCGAAAAACTTCAGATGCAGCTGGTATCCACACGTGCAGAGTTTAAAAATGGTGTTTTTACAGGAAATTTCATTGGCAAAAACTGCAATGGAAAAGAAAAACTTTTAAGAATAAAAGCTGAAATACACGACTCCAAATACGATAAAATAATTGCTTTCGGAGATACTTCCGGAGACCGCCAGATGCTTAAGTGGGCAAATGAAGGACATTACCAATTTTTTCACTAA
- a CDS encoding lipocalin family protein produces the protein MKKLLLAGMIGTSLFAVSCSSVKKAETSQNQRVEYLKLKGDWQIVSVDYEKGFKIKPFDEGADAQCFVGSHWRLIPNNYTGAYTLNGGGACPSLTQPIKFEVKDGNTFLFKKIAAGTKAKQNTVGYSLTITNQSTDQFSLVQNVPFDGSTVQVVYNFQRTGMK, from the coding sequence ATGAAAAAGTTACTACTTGCAGGGATGATCGGAACATCACTTTTTGCAGTGTCTTGTTCCTCAGTGAAAAAAGCAGAAACATCACAAAACCAGAGAGTCGAATACCTGAAATTAAAAGGTGATTGGCAAATTGTAAGCGTAGATTATGAAAAAGGGTTTAAAATCAAGCCTTTTGATGAAGGAGCAGATGCTCAGTGTTTTGTAGGAAGTCATTGGAGATTAATTCCAAATAACTACACCGGTGCCTATACTTTAAACGGAGGTGGAGCTTGCCCAAGCCTTACACAGCCTATCAAGTTTGAAGTAAAAGACGGCAATACTTTCTTGTTTAAAAAAATCGCTGCGGGAACAAAAGCTAAGCAAAATACTGTAGGATACTCTTTAACAATCACTAATCAGTCTACAGACCAGTTTTCGCTTGTACAGAACGTACCTTTCGACGGAAGCACAGTACAGGTTGTTTACAACTTCCAGAGAACAGGAATGAAATAA
- a CDS encoding PDZ domain-containing protein, with product MKLKLFLLVLFFSIFMDAQNSFELVNVKKAVIPFKLINNLIFIPINVNGAELTFMLDTGVAETILFSLDNKEVKLQNIEKIKFSGLGGNVSIDGFKSDRNTAKIGDHIINSSMLLYIVIDEEFNISSHIGIPVNGVIGYHFFKNHPISIDYISKKITVYQDDDVFKKKIRKFDEMPMTVENDKPYIIADVEMTNEKKDSKLLIDLGNSDAIWLFPTLIKDFVYNRPNIDDYLGRGFNGDIYGKRSRIHNFYLGDFKFEMPLTAMPDEYSIQHVTLVKDRKGSVGGEIMRRFSVAFDYPGGKLYLKKNKNFDDPFHFNMSGLDFQQDGLEWQEDRIKIEPKKLSEANTEISVINNFQYKFILKPIFSIAGVRKDSPGFKAGLKKDDRVITINGNRTADMTMEKIMEMMKSDEGRTITMVIQRKNKEMTFNFILEDPIPYQE from the coding sequence ATGAAACTCAAGCTTTTTTTACTGGTCTTATTCTTCAGCATTTTTATGGATGCACAGAATTCTTTTGAGCTGGTTAACGTTAAAAAAGCAGTTATTCCTTTTAAGCTTATCAATAATCTTATTTTCATTCCCATCAATGTAAATGGTGCCGAGCTCACCTTTATGCTTGATACCGGCGTTGCGGAAACCATTCTTTTCAGTCTGGACAATAAGGAGGTTAAATTACAGAACATTGAAAAGATCAAATTTTCGGGCCTCGGAGGAAATGTAAGCATTGACGGTTTTAAGTCTGACCGTAATACTGCCAAAATAGGTGATCATATCATCAATTCTTCTATGCTTCTGTATATTGTTATAGATGAAGAGTTCAATATTTCATCCCATATAGGAATTCCGGTGAACGGCGTTATCGGATATCATTTTTTTAAAAATCATCCGATTTCGATAGATTATATCTCTAAAAAAATCACCGTTTACCAGGATGACGATGTTTTCAAAAAGAAAATCCGGAAGTTTGATGAGATGCCTATGACCGTGGAAAATGACAAACCTTACATCATTGCCGACGTTGAGATGACAAATGAAAAGAAAGATTCAAAACTACTGATAGACCTTGGCAACAGCGATGCAATATGGCTATTCCCTACCCTCATTAAAGATTTTGTATACAACAGACCGAATATTGATGATTATTTAGGTCGCGGTTTCAATGGAGATATTTACGGGAAACGAAGCCGGATTCACAATTTTTATCTGGGAGATTTCAAATTCGAAATGCCTCTCACAGCAATGCCTGATGAATATTCTATCCAGCATGTTACCCTGGTAAAGGATAGGAAAGGATCTGTGGGAGGCGAAATAATGCGCAGATTCTCTGTCGCTTTCGATTATCCGGGCGGAAAGTTGTATCTTAAAAAAAATAAGAACTTTGATGATCCTTTTCATTTCAATATGAGCGGATTGGATTTTCAGCAGGATGGTCTGGAGTGGCAGGAAGACCGGATAAAAATTGAACCTAAAAAATTATCTGAAGCCAATACTGAAATTTCCGTAATCAATAATTTTCAGTATAAATTCATTTTAAAACCTATCTTTTCAATAGCCGGGGTAAGAAAAGATTCTCCGGGGTTTAAAGCAGGACTGAAGAAAGATGACCGCGTTATAACAATTAACGGAAACCGGACCGCCGATATGACCATGGAAAAGATCATGGAAATGATGAAATCCGACGAAGGAAGGACTATCACAATGGTAATCCAGAGAAAGAATAAGGAAATGACTTTTAATTTTATATTGGAAGATCCTATACCCTATCAGGAATAA
- a CDS encoding cysteine desulfurase family protein gives MNKIYLDNAATTPLAEEVIDAMVNTMKMNFGNPSSTHSFGQEAKILIENVRRQVADYLHVTPAEIIFTSCGTESNNMIIKSSVEHLGVERIISSPLEHKCVSESILDMKNRKGVEVVYIRPNEKGDIDLNKLEELLKSSDKKTLVSLMHANNEIGNIVDIKKIAELCKANNALYHSDTVKTMAHMKFDFSDIPVDFASCSAHKFHGPKGVGFAFIRKSTGLKGIITGGPQERSLRAGTENVAGIVGLGKALELCINNMDAYAAHIREIKKYAIEQLSAKVPNIKFNGRSGEMENSVDSVLSALLPYKDPLIGLQLDMKGIAISQGSACSSGASKPSMVMMMVLTEDEMDHCTPLRISFSHMTTKADIDALADALAEISKDFAIEKTNVEHR, from the coding sequence ATGAACAAAATATATTTAGATAACGCTGCAACAACACCTCTTGCCGAAGAAGTCATAGATGCAATGGTGAATACCATGAAGATGAATTTCGGAAATCCTTCTTCTACCCACAGCTTTGGTCAGGAAGCAAAGATACTTATCGAAAACGTAAGAAGACAGGTGGCAGACTATCTTCATGTAACTCCTGCGGAAATTATCTTTACTTCGTGCGGAACAGAGTCAAACAATATGATCATCAAGTCCAGTGTAGAACACCTTGGAGTTGAAAGAATCATCAGTTCTCCGCTGGAGCACAAATGTGTTTCGGAGAGCATTTTAGATATGAAGAACAGAAAGGGAGTAGAGGTAGTCTATATTCGCCCAAATGAAAAAGGAGATATTGATCTTAATAAACTGGAAGAACTTTTAAAATCTTCAGATAAAAAAACTTTGGTAAGCTTAATGCATGCCAATAATGAAATTGGAAATATTGTAGATATTAAAAAAATTGCAGAATTATGCAAAGCCAATAATGCTCTTTACCATTCTGATACGGTGAAGACCATGGCTCATATGAAATTTGATTTTTCAGATATCCCTGTAGATTTTGCTTCCTGCAGCGCCCACAAATTCCACGGTCCGAAAGGAGTAGGCTTTGCTTTTATCAGAAAATCAACCGGTTTGAAAGGAATTATTACCGGTGGTCCTCAGGAAAGAAGCTTGAGAGCGGGAACCGAAAATGTTGCCGGTATCGTAGGTCTTGGGAAGGCTTTAGAGCTTTGTATCAACAATATGGATGCATATGCTGCCCATATAAGAGAAATTAAAAAATACGCTATTGAACAACTCTCTGCAAAGGTTCCGAATATTAAGTTCAACGGACGAAGCGGTGAGATGGAAAATAGTGTTGACAGTGTTTTAAGTGCATTGCTTCCATACAAAGATCCTTTGATCGGGCTTCAGCTCGATATGAAGGGAATTGCAATCTCTCAGGGGAGTGCTTGCTCTTCAGGAGCATCGAAACCATCCATGGTAATGATGATGGTGCTTACAGAGGATGAAATGGATCATTGTACACCCTTACGTATTTCTTTCAGTCATATGACGACAAAGGCAGATATAGACGCTCTGGCAGATGCTTTAGCTGAAATTTCAAAAGACTTCGCTATAGAAAAAACAAATGTTGAGCATAGATAG
- a CDS encoding L,D-transpeptidase yields MKNISVKKSFLYALFCAAMLISCKKEIEKISDTFKDTVSSSEAPGVEKDSIKKDSVVKKESVPPAMQENGFYNAFVLPKDKKLRDSVYAEFSKKYSEKERYAILALNRLDSKNRWNADTLVVPAKIDTTLMEYSPFPMQLDILSGVKKFVIFSYPIQAYGVYSNGSLVKWGPTSMGKKAAQTTRGLTFANWKKKLSISTVSSEWKLPYNFNIHNSGGIGWHQYDLPGYPASHSCLRLLMKDAQWLYSYADTWILNPGGATTKAKGTPVMVFGDYKWGGRKPWRKLLDDPNANNISVEEMTKLLEPHIDKMIKEQDNREKVSDSIKAAKAMEPAQTEKPAEVPAS; encoded by the coding sequence ATGAAAAACATATCTGTGAAGAAATCATTTTTATACGCACTCTTTTGCGCTGCCATGCTTATTTCGTGTAAAAAAGAAATAGAGAAAATAAGCGATACTTTTAAAGATACGGTTTCATCATCAGAAGCTCCCGGTGTGGAAAAAGATTCCATAAAGAAAGATTCTGTTGTGAAAAAAGAATCTGTTCCGCCTGCAATGCAGGAAAACGGGTTTTATAATGCCTTTGTTCTTCCCAAAGATAAAAAACTCAGAGATTCCGTATATGCGGAATTCAGCAAAAAATACAGTGAGAAAGAGCGCTATGCTATTCTTGCCTTGAACCGACTGGATTCTAAAAACAGATGGAATGCCGATACATTGGTAGTTCCTGCAAAGATAGATACAACCCTGATGGAATATTCGCCTTTTCCAATGCAGCTCGACATATTAAGCGGAGTGAAGAAATTTGTGATTTTCTCTTATCCAATACAGGCATATGGAGTATACTCCAATGGAAGTCTGGTAAAATGGGGCCCAACAAGTATGGGGAAAAAGGCTGCACAGACAACCCGCGGACTTACTTTCGCCAACTGGAAAAAGAAACTTTCAATTTCAACGGTAAGCAGCGAGTGGAAGCTTCCTTATAATTTTAATATTCATAATTCAGGAGGTATCGGATGGCATCAGTACGACCTTCCCGGTTATCCTGCATCGCACTCATGCCTGCGACTGCTGATGAAAGATGCCCAGTGGCTGTATTCCTATGCAGATACATGGATTCTGAATCCGGGAGGTGCCACTACCAAAGCAAAAGGAACTCCTGTAATGGTATTCGGTGATTACAAATGGGGCGGCAGAAAGCCATGGAGAAAACTTTTGGATGATCCCAATGCAAATAATATTTCAGTGGAAGAAATGACGAAGCTTTTAGAACCTCATATTGACAAAATGATCAAAGAACAGGACAACAGGGAAAAAGTATCAGATTCCATTAAGGCTGCTAAAGCCATGGAACCTGCTCAAACTGAAAAGCCTGCTGAAGTGCCTGCTAGTTAA
- a CDS encoding OmpA family protein codes for MKFTKTYIGALFLSSALLLTSCEAVQNSNHQQRGTAVGAASGAVIGGILGNNVGSGKNSALGAVLGGIIGGVAGNVIGNKMDKQAKQIKETLPGAEVERVGDGIKITMNESIVNFAFDSSNLTSVAQTNLDKLATVLADNPDTNINIYGHTDSKGTDAYNLNLSQRRADAVKAYLSGKGIASSRMFTKGEGESMPVATNDTDEGRAKNRRVEFAITANEKMINEAKQGQ; via the coding sequence ATGAAATTTACTAAAACATATATAGGAGCTCTTTTCTTATCATCAGCATTATTATTAACCAGCTGTGAAGCTGTTCAGAATTCTAACCACCAGCAAAGAGGTACAGCAGTAGGTGCTGCATCCGGAGCTGTAATCGGGGGGATTTTGGGAAATAATGTAGGAAGCGGTAAAAACTCAGCATTAGGAGCCGTATTGGGAGGTATTATCGGTGGTGTTGCCGGTAACGTGATCGGTAATAAAATGGACAAACAGGCTAAACAGATTAAAGAAACTTTACCTGGAGCTGAAGTGGAAAGAGTAGGAGACGGTATCAAAATTACCATGAATGAAAGCATTGTGAACTTTGCTTTTGACTCTTCAAACTTAACTTCTGTTGCTCAAACCAACCTTGATAAATTAGCAACAGTTCTTGCTGATAACCCAGATACCAATATCAATATCTACGGTCACACAGACAGCAAAGGTACTGATGCTTATAACCTGAATCTGTCTCAAAGAAGAGCAGATGCTGTAAAAGCTTATTTATCAGGAAAAGGAATTGCATCCAGCAGAATGTTTACAAAAGGTGAAGGAGAATCCATGCCTGTAGCTACCAACGATACAGACGAAGGAAGAGCTAAAAACAGAAGAGTGGAATTTGCCATTACAGCTAATGAAAAAATGATTAACGAAGCCAAGCAAGGGCAGTAA
- a CDS encoding decaprenyl-phosphate phosphoribosyltransferase, translated as MKKYLKLLRVEQWVKNLFVFVPLFFSGNITNLDLLTKSIFAFIIFSLAASVVYILNDYNDIEADRKHPEKRRRPLASGSISKSKAVGILIGLIIIDVALVFLARLYFHEPLWKFATVIGLYIVMNLAYTFRLKHVPIIDIFIIALGFVFRVLAGGYITEIGISQWAILLTFVLALVLAIGKRRGELINAQVSGKTRKALDGYNVQFADIALSISVTLAIVCYLMFTLSPEVQARFHERVFYTVIFVVFAFLRYLQQTLVYNRTESPTKIVYRDRYIQITLVLWVAAFLIQIYFKK; from the coding sequence ATGAAGAAATATCTTAAACTCCTCCGTGTGGAGCAATGGGTAAAAAACCTGTTTGTTTTTGTCCCCTTGTTCTTTTCCGGAAACATTACAAATTTAGATCTACTTACCAAAAGCATCTTTGCTTTTATTATTTTTTCCCTTGCAGCAAGTGTCGTTTATATTCTTAATGATTATAACGATATAGAGGCAGACAGAAAACACCCTGAAAAAAGAAGACGACCTCTTGCAAGCGGATCCATTTCCAAATCCAAAGCTGTGGGAATTCTTATAGGGCTTATTATAATTGATGTCGCACTCGTATTTCTTGCCCGGCTTTATTTTCATGAGCCTTTATGGAAGTTTGCCACAGTGATCGGACTTTATATAGTGATGAATCTGGCTTACACCTTCAGGCTTAAGCATGTACCGATCATTGATATTTTTATCATTGCTTTAGGTTTTGTATTCAGGGTTTTAGCTGGAGGATATATCACGGAGATTGGGATTTCACAATGGGCAATCTTACTTACTTTTGTACTGGCTCTTGTTTTAGCCATAGGAAAAAGAAGAGGAGAACTGATCAATGCCCAGGTTTCCGGGAAAACCAGGAAAGCACTGGACGGGTACAATGTACAGTTTGCAGATATTGCACTATCTATTTCAGTTACATTAGCTATTGTATGTTACCTGATGTTTACCCTTTCTCCTGAAGTTCAGGCAAGATTCCATGAAAGAGTTTTTTATACCGTTATATTTGTGGTATTTGCATTCTTAAGATATCTTCAGCAGACATTGGTATACAACAGAACAGAATCCCCTACGAAAATTGTGTACAGAGACCGGTATATCCAGATCACTTTGGTACTTTGGGTAGCCGCCTTTTTAATCCAGATTTATTTTAAAAAATGA
- a CDS encoding response regulator transcription factor — MEEINRFFNDKNKVRSDAEIDRSQAGEYLEAVKAFSRLTYQSLYVIDYQTRAFDYVSDNPLFLCGKSAEEVKEMGYAFYFQNVKPEDVELLIKINEAGFDFYEKIPVNDRKLYSISYDFHLMNGKKNMVLVNHKLTPMFLTEKGQIWKSLCIVSLSGNTSAGNIVVSKEGSDELWKYDPEADRWEKGEKIKLSQREYEILGLYASGQTINEIGEKLFISADTVKFHRKKLFEKIGVNNIAEALTYAKTNKLL; from the coding sequence ATGGAAGAAATCAACAGATTCTTTAATGACAAAAATAAGGTTCGCAGCGATGCTGAAATAGACCGCAGCCAGGCAGGAGAATATCTTGAGGCTGTAAAAGCATTTTCCAGACTTACCTATCAGAGTCTGTATGTCATAGATTATCAGACCAGGGCTTTCGATTATGTTTCGGATAATCCATTGTTTTTGTGTGGAAAATCTGCAGAAGAGGTAAAAGAAATGGGGTACGCCTTTTATTTTCAGAATGTAAAGCCTGAGGATGTGGAGCTTTTAATTAAGATCAATGAAGCCGGTTTTGATTTTTATGAAAAAATTCCTGTCAATGACCGCAAACTTTATTCCATTTCTTACGATTTTCACCTGATGAACGGCAAGAAGAATATGGTTCTGGTTAATCATAAGCTTACACCGATGTTCCTTACGGAAAAAGGTCAGATCTGGAAGTCTTTGTGCATTGTATCACTTTCCGGCAATACTTCGGCCGGGAATATTGTAGTAAGCAAAGAAGGTTCCGATGAACTCTGGAAATATGATCCCGAAGCAGATCGGTGGGAAAAAGGAGAGAAAATAAAGCTTTCCCAAAGAGAATACGAAATCCTGGGTCTGTATGCCAGCGGACAGACTATTAATGAAATTGGAGAAAAGTTATTTATCTCTGCCGATACTGTAAAATTTCACCGTAAAAAGCTCTTTGAAAAAATTGGAGTAAATAATATTGCAGAGGCTCTTACCTATGCAAAAACCAATAAACTTCTGTAA
- a CDS encoding aspartate/glutamate racemase family protein codes for MKKIGLVGGISWVSTLDYYKFINEGVNARLGGLNTAECMIYSLNFGDIQAKGWIHSFELLLNACEHLKKSGTDCIVLCANTAHLFADKLETALQLPIIHIGTETAKTICKAGLKKVGLLGTKFTMEMDFYRSKLEEYGLEVLTPEKQETRDYIQHTVKEELGVGFINPETKTNYISIVEDLVSRGAECIILGCTEIPLLISQNDFTISVFDTTKIHCEAIVEYIVS; via the coding sequence ATGAAAAAGATAGGACTGGTGGGCGGTATAAGCTGGGTATCCACATTAGATTATTACAAATTCATCAATGAAGGTGTCAATGCCCGGCTTGGAGGGCTGAATACCGCTGAATGTATGATATATTCCTTAAATTTCGGAGACATTCAGGCAAAAGGATGGATTCATTCTTTTGAATTGTTACTCAATGCCTGTGAACATCTGAAAAAGAGTGGTACAGATTGTATTGTTCTATGTGCAAACACAGCTCATCTCTTCGCAGACAAACTTGAGACGGCCTTACAGCTACCCATTATTCATATCGGAACAGAAACCGCAAAAACAATCTGTAAAGCCGGGTTAAAAAAGGTCGGATTGCTGGGGACAAAGTTCACCATGGAAATGGATTTCTATAGAAGCAAACTTGAAGAGTACGGGCTTGAGGTACTCACCCCGGAAAAGCAGGAAACGAGAGATTACATCCAGCATACCGTTAAGGAGGAACTGGGAGTTGGATTCATTAATCCTGAAACCAAAACCAATTATATTTCTATTGTGGAAGACCTTGTCAGCCGTGGTGCAGAATGTATTATCCTGGGCTGCACGGAAATTCCCCTGCTGATCAGCCAGAATGATTTTACAATCTCTGTTTTTGACACTACGAAAATACACTGTGAAGCTATTGTGGAATATATTGTTTCATAG
- a CDS encoding SDR family NAD(P)-dependent oxidoreductase: MIVLGSTSEVAQAFVEKALQEGEKFERIYLFTSSRETTERFARHIDVKFLQQSEVIEIDLMKEIDYNKFDHVSSNVLFCAAGYLGDGTEEGLYDNRNTEKIININYSKLVPVMNFFAQKFESRRSGTIIGLSSVAGDRGRQSNFIYGSAKAAFTAYLSGLRNYLFDKKVHVLTVKPGFMATKMTEGLPLNPKLTATPKQAADCIYKAFKKQKNVAYVLPVWGIIMMIIRNIPEFIFKKLKL, translated from the coding sequence ATGATAGTTCTGGGAAGTACGTCTGAAGTGGCACAGGCATTTGTGGAAAAAGCCCTGCAGGAAGGCGAAAAATTTGAAAGAATATATCTCTTTACTTCAAGTAGGGAAACGACGGAAAGATTCGCAAGACACATTGATGTAAAATTTCTGCAACAGTCTGAAGTCATTGAAATTGATCTGATGAAAGAGATTGATTACAATAAATTTGATCATGTCAGTTCAAATGTATTATTTTGTGCTGCAGGATATTTGGGAGATGGTACGGAAGAAGGTCTTTATGACAACAGGAATACAGAAAAGATTATTAATATCAATTATTCGAAGCTGGTTCCCGTAATGAACTTTTTTGCACAGAAATTTGAAAGCAGAAGGTCGGGAACGATTATCGGGCTTTCATCAGTAGCGGGAGACCGCGGAAGGCAGAGTAATTTTATCTACGGAAGTGCAAAAGCAGCTTTTACAGCTTATCTGAGTGGACTCCGTAATTATCTTTTCGATAAAAAAGTACACGTTCTTACCGTAAAACCGGGCTTCATGGCTACGAAAATGACGGAAGGACTTCCTTTGAATCCTAAACTGACTGCAACTCCAAAACAGGCGGCAGACTGTATTTATAAGGCTTTCAAAAAGCAGAAGAATGTAGCCTATGTATTGCCGGTTTGGGGAATTATTATGATGATTATAAGGAATATTCCTGAATTTATATTTAAAAAATTAAAGCTTTAG
- the trxA gene encoding thioredoxin, producing the protein MALEITDSSFQETVLKSDKPVLVDFWAVWCGPCRTLGPIIEEVASDFEGKAVVGKVDVDNNQEISMQYGIRNIPTVLIFKNGEVVDKLVGVAPKEVIAEKLSAHL; encoded by the coding sequence ATGGCTTTAGAAATTACGGACAGCTCATTTCAGGAAACGGTTTTAAAATCAGATAAGCCGGTATTGGTGGACTTTTGGGCAGTATGGTGCGGACCATGCAGAACTTTGGGACCAATCATCGAAGAAGTAGCATCAGATTTTGAAGGAAAAGCAGTAGTAGGAAAAGTGGATGTAGACAACAACCAGGAAATTTCTATGCAGTACGGGATCAGAAATATCCCTACAGTTCTGATTTTTAAGAACGGTGAAGTGGTAGATAAATTAGTTGGTGTGGCTCCAAAAGAGGTGATCGCAGAAAAACTAAGCGCGCACTTATAA
- a CDS encoding FAD-binding oxidoreductase, with amino-acid sequence MKPNFTQKVTNWGNFPVVEKEMRSEDSFKKIKEFVLSHNEVIARGNGRCYGDASLGETIFSTKKLNKFISFDRLNGIIECESGVLLSDVLEISVPQGYFLYVTPGTKFISVGGAIASEVHGKNHHAEGCFSEYVTEFKLMTEDGNIIICSREENSDKFWATIGGMGLTGIILTVKFKLKNIQSAYIRQESIKAENLDEIFRLFEESENWTYTVAWIDCLQKGKNLGRSILMRGEHAFQHELPQNLAKQPLRLKKKLQPTVPFYFPGFVLNALTVKIFNLLYYKKQTKKEVKSFIDYETFFYPLDAITDWNKIYGKSGFIQYQMVIPKEAGKEGMKQILETIAASGNGSFLAVLKLFGKNNPEAYNSFPFEGYTLALDFKVNSKLKKLVDKLDDIVQQFGGRIYLTKDSMSRSSLTNYLKNIQSSKFVSLQHKRIINNNS; translated from the coding sequence ATGAAGCCGAATTTCACACAGAAAGTTACTAACTGGGGCAATTTCCCGGTGGTAGAAAAAGAAATGAGATCTGAGGACAGCTTCAAAAAAATAAAAGAATTTGTACTCAGTCATAACGAAGTTATTGCAAGAGGTAATGGAAGATGCTATGGTGATGCTTCCCTGGGAGAAACCATATTTTCTACCAAAAAGCTGAATAAATTTATCAGTTTCGACCGTCTCAACGGTATTATAGAATGTGAATCCGGTGTTCTGCTATCAGATGTACTGGAAATTTCTGTTCCACAGGGCTATTTTCTTTATGTCACTCCCGGAACCAAATTTATTTCGGTAGGAGGAGCTATTGCTTCCGAAGTTCATGGTAAAAACCATCATGCAGAGGGGTGTTTTTCAGAATATGTCACAGAGTTTAAACTCATGACAGAAGACGGAAACATCATCATATGCTCCAGAGAGGAAAATTCAGATAAATTCTGGGCTACCATTGGAGGAATGGGGCTTACCGGAATTATCCTTACTGTAAAATTTAAACTTAAAAATATACAATCTGCCTACATCCGTCAGGAAAGCATAAAAGCAGAGAATCTGGATGAAATTTTCAGGCTCTTTGAAGAAAGCGAAAACTGGACGTATACCGTGGCCTGGATCGACTGTCTTCAGAAAGGCAAAAACCTGGGAAGAAGTATTTTAATGAGAGGTGAACACGCTTTTCAGCATGAGCTTCCACAAAATCTGGCCAAACAGCCGTTAAGACTTAAGAAAAAGCTGCAGCCTACGGTTCCGTTTTATTTTCCCGGCTTTGTTTTGAACGCTCTGACGGTGAAAATCTTCAACCTCCTGTATTATAAAAAACAGACTAAAAAAGAAGTTAAATCTTTCATTGATTACGAAACCTTTTTCTATCCACTGGATGCCATTACCGACTGGAATAAAATCTACGGGAAATCAGGATTCATCCAGTATCAGATGGTCATCCCGAAAGAGGCAGGCAAAGAAGGAATGAAACAGATTCTTGAAACCATTGCAGCAAGTGGAAACGGATCCTTTCTGGCAGTTTTAAAGCTATTTGGAAAAAATAATCCTGAGGCCTATAATTCATTTCCGTTTGAAGGATATACGCTTGCTCTGGATTTTAAGGTCAATTCTAAACTGAAAAAACTGGTAGATAAATTAGACGATATCGTACAGCAGTTCGGAGGAAGGATCTATCTGACGAAAGACAGCATGAGCAGATCTTCGCTCACCAATTACCTTAAGAATATTCAAAGTTCAAAATTTGTGTCTTTACAGCACAAAAGAATCATAAATAACAATTCATAA